A stretch of the Uranotaenia lowii strain MFRU-FL chromosome 3, ASM2978415v1, whole genome shotgun sequence genome encodes the following:
- the LOC129754903 gene encoding histone H3 translates to MARTKQTARKSTGGKAPRKQLATKAARKSAPATGGVKKPHRYRPGTVALREIRRYQKSTELLIRKLPFQRLVREIAQDFKTDLRFQSSAVMALQEASEAYLVGLFEDTNLCAIHAKRVTIMPKDIQLARRIRGERA, encoded by the coding sequence ATGGCCCGTACCAAGCAAACCGCTCGTAAATCCACCGGAGGAAAGGCTCCTCGGAAGCAGCTAGCAACGAAGGCAGCCCGGAAGAGTGCCCCGGCCACCGGAGGAGTCAAGAAGCCGCATCGTTATCGTCCGGGAACCGTTGCGCTGCGAGAAATCCGTCGCTACCAGAAATCGACCGAGCTGTTGATCCGCAAATTGCCCTTCCAACGGTTGGTTCGTGAGATTGCCCAGGACTTCAAGACcgatctgcgcttccaaagctcGGCCGTTATGGCCCTGCAGGAAGCCAGTGAAGCCTATCTGGTCGGCTTGTTCGAGGATACCAATCTGTGCGCCATTCACGCCAAGCGAGTCACCATCATGCCCAAGGACATTCAACTGGCTCGGCGTATTCGTGGCGAGAGGGCTTAA